A single Theropithecus gelada isolate Dixy chromosome 7b, Tgel_1.0, whole genome shotgun sequence DNA region contains:
- the REM2 gene encoding GTP-binding protein REM 2 has translation MHTDPDTDMDTDTETTALCPSGSRRASPPGTPTPEADTTLLKKPEKLLAELDRSGLPSVPGAPRRRGSMPVPYKHQLRRAQAVDELDWPPQASSSGSSDSLGSGEAAPAQKDGIFKVMLVGESGVGKSTLAGTFGGLQGDSAHEPENPEDTYERRIMVDKEEVTLVVYDIWEQGDAGGWLRDHCLQTGDAFLIVFSVTDRRSFSKVPETLLRLRAGRPHHDLPVILVGNKSDLARSREVSLEEGRHLAGTLSCKHIETSAALHHNTRELFEGAVRQIRLRRGQSRAGGQRPEPGSPEGPAPPARRESLTKKAKRFLANLVPRNAKFFKQRSRSCHDLSVL, from the exons ATGCACACGGACCCGGACACAGACATGGACACGGACACAGAAACCACAGCACTCTGCCCCTCTGGCAGCCGCCGGGCCTCCCCTCCAGGGACGCCCACGCCAG aagcagATACCACACTACTAAAGAAGCCAGAGAAACTGTTGGCAGAGTTGGACCGCAGCGGGCTACCCTCTGTCCCTGGGGCCCCCAGACGAAGAGGCAGTATGCCTGTCCCCTACAAGCATCAGCTCCGGCGGGCCCAGGCTGTAGATGAACTTGACTGGCCACCTCAGGCCTCATCATCTGGCTCCTCTGACTCCTTGGGCTCAGGAGAGGCAGCCCCTGCTCAAAAGGATGGCATCTTCAAGGTCATGCTAGTGGGGGAGAGCGGCGTGGGCAAGAGCACCCTAGCAGGCACTTTTGGTGGTCTCCAGGGAGACAGTGCTCATGAACCAGAGAACCCAG AGGATACCTATGAAAGACGCATCATGGTGGATAAGGAGGAAGTGACTCTAGTCGTTTATGATATCTGGGAACAG GGGGATGCAGGAGGGTGGCTGCGGGACCACTGCCTTCAGACCGGGGACGCCTTTCTCATCGTCTTCTCAGTCACTGACCGACGGAGCTTCTCCAAAGTTCCAGAGACCCTACTTCGGCTCCGGGCTGGGAGGCCGCACCACGACCTACCCGTTATCCTTGTTGGAAACAAGAGCGACTTGGCCCGCTCCCGGGAGGTATCACTGGAGG AGGGCCGCCACCTGGCCGGGACGCTGAGCTGCAAGCACATCGAGACGTCGGCCGCACTGCACCACAACACGCGGGAGCTCTTCGAGGGCGCGGTGCGCCAGATCCGGCTGCGGCGGGGCCAAAGCCGCGCCGGGGGCCAGAGGCCCGAGCCGGGCAGCCCCGAGGGTCCTGCGCCGCCCGCACGCCGCGAGAGCCTCACCAAGAAGGCCAAGCGGTTCCTCGCCAACCTGGTGCCGCGCAACGCCAAGTTCTTCAAGCAGCGCTCCAGGTCGTGTCACGACCTCTCGGTGCTCTGA
- the LRP10 gene encoding low-density lipoprotein receptor-related protein 10 isoform X1, with protein sequence MLLATLLLFFLLLLGGALAHPDRIIFPNLACENPPAVLLEVQGTLQRPLVRDSRSSPANCTWLILGSKEQTVTVRFQKLHLACGSEHLTLRSPLQPPISLCEAPPSPLQLPGGNVTITYSYAGARAPMGQGFLLSYSQDWLMCLQEEFQCLNHRCVSAVQRCDGIDACGDGSDEAGCSSDPFPGLTPRPIPSLPCNLTLEDFYGVFSSPGYAHLASVSHPQSCHWLLDPHDGRRLAVRFTALDLGFGDAVHVFDGPGPPESSRLLRSLTHFSNGKAVTVETLSGQAVVSYHTVAWSNGRGFNATYHVRGYCLPWDRPCGLGSGLGAGEGLGERCYSEAQRCDGSWDCADGTDEEDCPGCPPGHFPCGAAGTSGATACYLPADRCNYQTFCADGADERRCRHCQPGNFRCRDEKCVYETWVCDGQPDCADGSDEWDCSYVLPRKVITAAVIGSLVCGLLLVIALGCTCKLYAIRTQEYSIFAPLSRMEAEIVQQQAPPSYGQLIAQGAIPPVEDFPTENPNDNSVLGNLRSLLQILRQDMTPGGGSGARRRQRGRLMRRLVRRLRRWGLLPRTNTPARASEARSQVTHSAAPLEALDGGTGPACEGGAVGGQDGEQAPPLPIKAPLPSASTSPAPTTVPEAPGPLPSLPLEPSLLSGVVQALRGRLLPSLGPPGPTRSPAGPHTAVLAPEDEDDVLLVPLAEPGLWVAEAEDEPLLT encoded by the exons ATGCTGTTGGccaccctcctcctcttcttcctcctcctccttg GAGGCGCTCTGGCCCATCCAGACCGGATTATTTTCCCAAATCTTG CTTGTGAGAACCCCCCAGCAGTGCTCTTAGAAGTGCAGGGCACCTTACAGAGGCCCCTGGTCCGGGACAGCCGCAGCTCCCCTGCCAACTGCACCTGGCTCATCCTGGGCAGCAAGGAACAGACTGTCACCGTCAG GTTCCAGAAACTACACCTGGCCTGTGGCTCAGAGCACTTAACCCTACGCTCCCCTCTCCAGCCACCGATCTCCCTGTGTGAGGCACCTCCCAGCCCTCTGCAGCTGCCCGGAGGCAACGTCACCATCACTTACAGCTATGCTGGGGCCAGAGCACCCATGGGCCAGGGCTTCCTGCTCTCCTACAGCCAAG ATTGGCTGATGTGCCTGCAGGAAGAGTTCCAGTGCCTCAACCACCGCTGTGTATCTGCTGTCCAGCGCTGTGATGGGATTGATGCCTGTGGCGATGGCTCTGATGAAGCAGGTTGCAGCTCAGACCCTTTCCCTGGCCTGACCCCAAGGCCCATCCCCTCCCTGCCTTGCAATCTCACCTTGGAGGACTTCTATGGGGTCTTCTCCTCCCCTGGATATGCACaccttgcctcagtctcccacccCCAGTCCTGCCATTGGCTGCTGGACCCCCATGATGGCCGGCGGCTGGCCGTGCGCTTCACAGCCCTGGACTTGGGCTTTGGAGATGCAGTGCATGTGTTTGATGGCCCTGGGCCCCCTGAGAGCTCCCGACTACTGCGTAGTCTCACCCACTTCAGCAATGGCAAGGCTGTCACTGTGGAGACACTATCTGGCCAGGCTGTTGTGTCCTACCACACAGTTGCTTGGAGCAATGGTCGTGGCTTCAATGCCACTTACCATGTGCGGGGCTACTGCTTGCCTTGGGATAGACCCTGTGGCTTAGGCTCTGGCCTGGGGGCTGGCGAAGGCCTAGGTGAGCGCTGCTACAGTGAGGCACAGCGCTGTGATGGCTCGTGGGACTGTGCTGACGGCACAGATGAGGAGGACTGCCCAGGCTGCCCACCTGGACACTTCCCCTGCGGGGCTGCTGGCACCTCTGGTGCCACAGCCTGCTACCTGCCTGCTGACCGCTGCAACTACCAGACTTTCTGTGCTGATGGAGCAGACGAGAGACGCTGTCGGCATTGCCAGCCTGGCAATTTCCGATGCCGGGATGAGAAGTGCGTGTATGAGACATGGGTGTGCGACGGGCAGCCTGACTGTGCGGACGGCAGTGATGAGTGGGACTGCTCCTATGTTCTGCCCCGCAAGGTCATTACCGCCGCAGTCATTGGCAGCCTAGTGTGCGGTCTGCTCCTGGTCATCGCCTTGGGCTGCACCTGCAAGCTCTATGCCATTCGCACCCAGGAGTACAG CATCTTTGCCCCCCTCTCCCGGATGGAGGCTGAGATTGTGCAGCAGCAGGCACCCCCTTCCTACGGGCAGCTCATTGCCCAGGGTGCCATCCCGCCTGTAGAAGACTTTCCTACAGAGAATCCTAATGAT AACTCAGTGCTGGGCAACCTGCGTTCTCTGCTACAGATCTTACGCCAGGATATGACTCCAGGAGGTGGCTCAGGTGCCCGCCGTCGTCAGCGGGGCCGCTTGATGCGCCGCCTGGTACGCCGTCTCCGCCGCTGGGGCTTGCTCCCTCGAACCAACACCCCAGCTCGGGCCTCTGAGGCCAGATCCCAGGTCACACATTCCGCTGCTCCCCTTGAGGCCCTAGATGGTGGCACAGGTCCAGCCTGTGAGGGCGGGGCAGTGGGTGGGCAAGATGGGGAGCAGGCACCCCCACTGCCCATCAAAGCTCCCCTCCCATCTGCTAGCACGTCTCCAGCCCCCACTACTGTCCCCGAAGCCCCAGGGCCACTGCCCTCACTGCCTCTAGAGCCATCGCTATTGTCTGGAGTGGTGCAGGCCCTGCGAGGCCGTCTCCTGCCCAGCCTGGGGCCCCCAGGACCAACCCGGAGCCCCGCTGGACCCCACACAGCAGTCCTGGCCCCAGAAGATGAGGACGATGTGCTACTGGTGCCACTGGCTGAGCCGGGGTTGTGGGTAGCTGAGGCAGAGGATGAGCCACTGCTTACCTGA
- the LRP10 gene encoding low-density lipoprotein receptor-related protein 10 isoform X2 → MLLATLLLFFLLLLGGALAHPDRIIFPNLACENPPAVLLEVQGTLQRPLVRDSRSSPANCTWLILGSKEQTVTVRFQKLHLACGSEHLTLRSPLQPPISLCEAPPSPLQLPGGNVTITYSYAGARAPMGQGFLLSYSQDWLMCLQEEFQCLNHRCVSAVQRCDGIDACGDGSDEAGCSSDPFPGLTPRPIPSLPCNLTLEDFYGVFSSPGYAHLASVSHPQSCHWLLDPHDGRRLAVRFTALDLGFGDAVHVFDGPGPPESSRLLRSLTHFSNGKAVTVETLSGQAVVSYHTVAWSNGRGFNATYHVRGYCLPWDRPCGLGSGLGAGEGLGERCYSEAQRCDGSWDCADGTDEEDCPGCPPGHFPCGAAGTSGATACYLPADRCNYQTFCADGADERRCRHCQPGNFRCRDEKCVYETWVCDGQPDCADGSDEWDCSYVLPRKVITAAVIGSLVCGLLLVIALGCTCKLYAIRTQEYSIFAPLSRMEAEIVQQQAPPSYGQLIAQGAIPPVEDFPTENPNDNSVLGNLRSLLQILRQDMTPGGGSGARRRQRGRLMRRL, encoded by the exons ATGCTGTTGGccaccctcctcctcttcttcctcctcctccttg GAGGCGCTCTGGCCCATCCAGACCGGATTATTTTCCCAAATCTTG CTTGTGAGAACCCCCCAGCAGTGCTCTTAGAAGTGCAGGGCACCTTACAGAGGCCCCTGGTCCGGGACAGCCGCAGCTCCCCTGCCAACTGCACCTGGCTCATCCTGGGCAGCAAGGAACAGACTGTCACCGTCAG GTTCCAGAAACTACACCTGGCCTGTGGCTCAGAGCACTTAACCCTACGCTCCCCTCTCCAGCCACCGATCTCCCTGTGTGAGGCACCTCCCAGCCCTCTGCAGCTGCCCGGAGGCAACGTCACCATCACTTACAGCTATGCTGGGGCCAGAGCACCCATGGGCCAGGGCTTCCTGCTCTCCTACAGCCAAG ATTGGCTGATGTGCCTGCAGGAAGAGTTCCAGTGCCTCAACCACCGCTGTGTATCTGCTGTCCAGCGCTGTGATGGGATTGATGCCTGTGGCGATGGCTCTGATGAAGCAGGTTGCAGCTCAGACCCTTTCCCTGGCCTGACCCCAAGGCCCATCCCCTCCCTGCCTTGCAATCTCACCTTGGAGGACTTCTATGGGGTCTTCTCCTCCCCTGGATATGCACaccttgcctcagtctcccacccCCAGTCCTGCCATTGGCTGCTGGACCCCCATGATGGCCGGCGGCTGGCCGTGCGCTTCACAGCCCTGGACTTGGGCTTTGGAGATGCAGTGCATGTGTTTGATGGCCCTGGGCCCCCTGAGAGCTCCCGACTACTGCGTAGTCTCACCCACTTCAGCAATGGCAAGGCTGTCACTGTGGAGACACTATCTGGCCAGGCTGTTGTGTCCTACCACACAGTTGCTTGGAGCAATGGTCGTGGCTTCAATGCCACTTACCATGTGCGGGGCTACTGCTTGCCTTGGGATAGACCCTGTGGCTTAGGCTCTGGCCTGGGGGCTGGCGAAGGCCTAGGTGAGCGCTGCTACAGTGAGGCACAGCGCTGTGATGGCTCGTGGGACTGTGCTGACGGCACAGATGAGGAGGACTGCCCAGGCTGCCCACCTGGACACTTCCCCTGCGGGGCTGCTGGCACCTCTGGTGCCACAGCCTGCTACCTGCCTGCTGACCGCTGCAACTACCAGACTTTCTGTGCTGATGGAGCAGACGAGAGACGCTGTCGGCATTGCCAGCCTGGCAATTTCCGATGCCGGGATGAGAAGTGCGTGTATGAGACATGGGTGTGCGACGGGCAGCCTGACTGTGCGGACGGCAGTGATGAGTGGGACTGCTCCTATGTTCTGCCCCGCAAGGTCATTACCGCCGCAGTCATTGGCAGCCTAGTGTGCGGTCTGCTCCTGGTCATCGCCTTGGGCTGCACCTGCAAGCTCTATGCCATTCGCACCCAGGAGTACAG CATCTTTGCCCCCCTCTCCCGGATGGAGGCTGAGATTGTGCAGCAGCAGGCACCCCCTTCCTACGGGCAGCTCATTGCCCAGGGTGCCATCCCGCCTGTAGAAGACTTTCCTACAGAGAATCCTAATGAT AACTCAGTGCTGGGCAACCTGCGTTCTCTGCTACAGATCTTACGCCAGGATATGACTCCAGGAGGTGGCTCAGGTGCCCGCCGTCGTCAGCGGGGCCGCTTGATGCGCCGCCTG TGA